The following DNA comes from Elusimicrobiota bacterium.
TTGGGCGGTTAATTTTTGCGTCACACTTTTGGGAGTTAAGCCATTGGGCAAGTCATAGGTGGCGGGAAACAAATAGCCTTCCAGTTCTTCTTTTTTGACCCATTCTTTAAACGCCTCTTTTTCACAAATATCCAATTCATCCAGCCGTTCGGCGATTTGCCAAGAAGCGAAGCCTTCAGGGATCACCACCCGCACCTTTTCCACGCGGCCCTGAATTAAATCATCAACGATCCAATAGGCCGATCGGCCAGCCCAAATCCGGTATCGGCCCACTTGTATTTTCTTTCCGGCATTGCGCAGTTTGACCCACCCCAAAAATGGAACACGCGTATGAATAAGACCCGTGGAGATCAGTTGCCGGGCCACATCATGAGAATTGTGACCTTCCAGCACATTGATCTCCACCCATTTTCGACCTGTTCCCGGCCAGAAAAGTCCGCTCATCATGAGAAGAACAACAATGAAAATTTTTATTTTCATCTATCCACGCAAGAAAGAAATATCTCTTAACGAAACCTGGGCCTTTCGAATGCGAATTAATTCCGAAACCGTCACGAATTCATACCCTCTGGCTTGGAGCGTGGGGATGATGATCTCCAACGCTTCCCGGGTAGACCGCAACCCATTGTGCATCAAAATAACATCTCCACTCTTAACATCAGAGAGAATACGGTCGGCAATTTGAACCGCGGAGACCCCTTCCTGGTCACGGCTGTGAACATCCCACAACACCAATTGATATCCGTTTGGAACATGAAATTTCGTGCGCAAATACTTTTCGCTGCCGCCAGGAGTTCGAAACAGAAAGGTATTTTTTCCGGTCAAGCGAAGAATCAATTGGCGTGTTCTCTCCAATTCCTGAAAAAACTGGACTGGAGAGATCCGGCGAATATCCGGATGAGACCAGGAATGATTGGCCACCTCATGTCCCGCCAAAATCAATTGGTGAAGGACCTCTGGATATTGGGCCGCCACCTCTCCCACCACAAAAAAGGTGGAAGGCGCTTGATACCGGTCCAAAAGCTCGCATAAAAGAGAGGTCGGAGCGGGGCGAGGGCCATCGTCGAATGTCAAGGCAATTTTCGGGGAAGACTTCCAGGCAATCCACTCCAGGGGAATGGC
Coding sequences within:
- the mltG gene encoding Endolytic murein transglycosylase; amino-acid sequence: MKIKIFIVVLLMMSGLFWPGTGRKWVEINVLEGHNSHDVARQLISTGLIHTRVPFLGWVKLRNAGKKIQVGRYRIWAGRSAYWIVDDLIQGRVEKVRVVIPEGFASWQIAERLDELDICEKEAFKEWVKKEELEGYLFPATYDLPNGLTPKSVTQKLTAQFSLRWTPEFEARAKELGLTQSQVVTLASIIEREGQMKEELPLISAVYHNRLRKKMRLEADPTVQFAMGYWKSRLLYSDYRNTLSPYNTYLHTGLPPGPICSPGEAALRAALWPAESNALYFLAKGDGTHIFSETYREHTNQVNKRNRSRR
- the pdaC gene encoding Peptidoglycan-N-acetylmuramic acid deacetylase PdaC — its product is MQSNKSNPYRFFPLFFLLVIFACQLAIPLEWIAWKSSPKIALTFDDGPRPAPTSLLCELLDRYQAPSTFFVVGEVAAQYPEVLHQLILAGHEVANHSWSHPDIRRISPVQFFQELERTRQLILRLTGKNTFLFRTPGGSEKYLRTKFHVPNGYQLVLWDVHSRDQEGVSAVQIADRILSDVKSGDVILMHNGLRSTREALEIIIPTLQARGYEFVTVSELIRIRKAQVSLRDISFLRG